The Mugil cephalus isolate CIBA_MC_2020 chromosome 11, CIBA_Mcephalus_1.1, whole genome shotgun sequence genome includes a window with the following:
- the pdp1 gene encoding pyruvate dehydrogenase phosphatase catalytic subunit 1 — protein sequence MPVTSQLLRGLPRAKVFASGVFPCQQHPTQFGPGARRPASRRPPHVWQRHQPSRSYRTTSALHSYNLTPPQVNSILKANEYSFKVPEFDGKNVSSVMGFESNQLPANAPIEDRRSAATCLQTRGMLLGVFDGHAGCACAQALSERLFYYIAVSLLPHNTLCELEAAVEAGRALSPILQWHKHPNDYFSREAQTLYFNSLRTYWQELIDLTSPGEVPETREALMNAFKRLDSDISLEAQVGDPNAYLHYWVLRVAFSGATACVAHIDGSDLFIANAGDARAVLGVQEEDGSFSAHTLSNDHCAQNEDEVSRIRGEHPQSERKTVIRQDRLLGLLMPFRAFGDVKFKWSIELQKRVLESGPDQLHENEQTKFIPPNYHTPPYLTAEPEITYHKLRPQDRFLVIGSDGLWETLHRQEVVRIVGEYLTGVHQRQPLTVGGYKVTLGQMQGLLAERKARVSSAFEDQNSATHLMRHAVGNNEFGTVDHERLSKMLSLPEELARMYRDDITIIITQFNPHVIGAQRQEGQS from the exons ATGCCTGTGACGTCTCAGCTGCTCAGGGGTTTGCCCCGTGCCAAGGTGTTCGCCTCCGGCGTCTTTCCGTGCCAACAGCACCCGACTCAGTTCGGGCCCGGCGCGCGCCGACCCGCCTCAAGGCGGCCGCCCCACGTGTGGCAGAGACACCAGCCATCACGAAGTTACCGGACAACATCAGCACTCCACAGCTACAACCTCACGCCGCCGCAGGTCAACTCCATTCTGAAAGCCAACGAGTACAGCTTCAAG GTGCCAGAGTTTGATGGGAAAAATGTCTCATCAGTGATGGGCTTTGAAAGTAATCAGCTTCCGGCCAACGCGCCAATAGAAGATCGCCGCAGCGCAGCCACATGCCTGCAGACACGAGGAATGCTGCTGGGTGTGTTCGACGGCCACGCCGGCTGTGCCTGCGCTCAG GCGCTGAGTGAGAGGTTGTTTTACTACATAGCTGTGTCACTGCTGCCCCACAACACTCTGTGTGAGCTTGAAGCAGCCGTGGAGGCCGGCAGGGCCCTCAGTCCCATCCTGCAGTGGCACAAACACCCCAACGACTACTTCAGCAGGGAGGCTCAGACCCTCTACTTCAACAGCCTGCGGACTTACTGGCAGGAATTAATAGATCTGACCAG TCCGGGCGAGGTTCCAGAAACCCGTGAGGCCCTGATGAATGCATTCAAGAGGCTGGACAGTGACATTTCTCTGGAGGCTCAG GTTGGCGACCCGAATGCTTATCTGCACTACTGGGTTCTGAGAGTGGCCTTCTCTGGAGCAACAGCCTGCGTCGCTCACATCGACGGATCAGACCT CTTCATAGCTAATGCAGGAGATGCTCGGGCGGTGTTGggggtgcaggaggaggacggtTCATTCAGCGCTCACACACTCTCCAACGACCACTGCGCCCAGAATGAGGATGAGGTCTCCAGGATACGAGGCGAACACCCTCAGTCAGAGAGGAAGACTGTCATACGCCAG GACCGGTTGCTCGGCCTGCTCATGCCGTTCCGTGCATTTGGGGATGTGAAGTTCAAGTGGAGCATTGAGCTGCAGAAGCGCGTGTTGGAGTCTGGGCCCGATCAGCTTCACGAAAACGAGCAAACCAAGTTCATCCCACCGAACTACCACACGCCCCCGTACCTGACCGCCGAGCCCGAGATCACGTACCACAAACTGCGACCACAAGACCGCTTCCTG GTGATCGGCTCTGACGGCCTCTGGGAGACGCtccacagacaggaagtggtgCGCATCGTGGGGGAGTATTTAACGGGGGTGCACCAGCGCCAGCCGCTTACAGTCGGGGGCTACAAGGTGACGCTGGGGCAGATGCAGGGGCTGCTCGCGGAGAGAAAGGCCCGCGTGTCTTCGGCCTTCGAGGACCAGAACTCGGCCACCCACCTGATGCGCCACGCGGTGGGGAACAACGAGTTCGGCACCGTGGACCACGAGAGGCTTTCCAAGATGCTGTCGCTGCCCGAGGAGCTGGCTCGCATGTACCGCGACgacatcaccatcatcatcactcaGTTCAACCCTCACGTGATCGGAGCACAGAGGCAGGAGGGACAGTCCTGA
- the rbm12ba gene encoding RNA binding motif protein 12Ba: MTIILRLQGLDVKAGTEDIRAFFECLHIPDGGVYIVGGSLGEAFIAFDTEREAQLAMRHTGRFLKGSKVTLHVSSMAEMEHKLRLLLEKKKKKSTQDRKPQPHPDGNLAVSNVQPADTSPSSRWPLDLDTANLPLENAQPVYPTAANVQTPNGQSIDSNTAFLLGVYTVLQGLESSRQREIKNADPRLCLPTADRTAVVSGAERTPEQTLNSSPGYVRLFGLPASTTKEDISHFFSGLTVQEAIVNVKWGVNSVCLVKFANMQDAHVALRFNNQSLGDSCVEVRKASEKMWTSALQECEIACDVGLGLKPQQNPTKEHRRHKQKSITSLHTKRPSVRLPSKPPKTPKLASSSKPPSPIMEYIVMVRNLPKSITKTEIKELFGCRNILHKNVLHLLDKKGNRTDTAFLIFNHTEDYDYAMNLTGCHVGSDAIEVSSITKEVMWEKMTKYHHKSHKAFLKTDPRKKSNRKQKPGSFKSLEVLSSKNTDPMPQTCLYVRNMPADVQKSQIKGLFCNYKLGIKNITLLHDSNGSSTGEAVVQFKSEKLAAFAHRIHGNVFLGSKVLLTRINVKQMQDILAENV, from the coding sequence ATGACTATAATCCTTCGATTGCAAGGCCTAGACGTGAAAGCCGGCACCGAGGACATTCGGGCGTTCTTTGAATGTCTTCACATACCCGATGGTGGAGTGTACATTGTGGGGGGAAGTCTCGGAGAGGCCTTCATTGCGTTCgacacagaaagagaagcacAGCTCGCCATGCGGCACACTGGACGATTCCTCAAAGGCTCAAAGGTGACTCTGCATGTAAGCAGCATGGCAGAGATGGAGCACAAACTAAGGCTGttgttggagaagaagaagaagaagtcgaCGCAGGACAGAAAACCTCAGCCACATCCGGATGGAAACCTTGCAGTTTCAAATGTGCAGCCTGCAGACACTTCACCTTCTTCCAGGTGGCCGCTGGATCTTGATACTGCAAATCTACCACTTGAAAATGCACAGCCCGTTTATCCCACAGCTGCGAATGTACAAACTCCAAATGGCCAATCTATTGATTCCAATACTGCTTTTCTTCTTGGGGTTTATACCGTCCTTCAAGGCCTGGAGTCATCACGTCAAAGAGAAATCAAGAATGCGGACCCAAGACTTTGTTTGCCAACTGCTGACAGAACAGCGGTCGTGTCTGGTGCTGAGAGGACACCAGAACAAACTCTGAATTCAAGCCCAGGCTATGTCAGGCTATTTGGTCTGCCAGCCTCCACTACCAAAGAGGACATCAGTCATTTTTTCAGTGGGTTGACTGTACAGGAAGCCATTGTGAACGTGAAGTGGGGAGTTAATTCTGTGTGCCTTGTGAAATTTGCAAATATGCAGGATGCACATGTCGCGCTTCGCTTCAACAATCAGTCACTGGGCGACAGTTGTGTGGAGGTACGTAAAGCAAGTGAGAAGATGTGGACTAGTGCGCTACAAGAATGTGAAATTGCTTGTGATGTTGGGCTAGGACTGAAACCCCAGCAAAATCCTACGAAGGAGCACAGAAGACACAAGCAGAAATCTATAACTTCTCTGCATACGAAGAGGCCATCTGTCCGTTTACCATCCAAACCACCGAAAACGCCTAAACTTGCCAGTTCCTCAAAACCACCATCACCAATTATGGAGTACATTGTCATGGTCCGTAATCTACCCAAATCAATAACAAAGACTGAAATCAAAGAATTGTTTGGATGTCGcaacattttacacaaaaatgTACTCCATCTGCTTGACAAAAAGGGAAACCGAACTGACACAGCCTTTCTTATATTTAACCACACTGAAGATTATGACTACGCAATGAATCTCACTGGCTGCCACGTGGGTTCGGATGCCATCGAAGTCTCTTCCATCACAAAGGAAGTGATGTGGGAAAAGATGACCAAATACCATCACAAGAGCCACAAAGCCTTTTTAAAGACGGACCcaagaaagaaatcaaatcgAAAGCAGAAACCAGGTTCATTTAAGTCACTTGAAGTTCTGTCAAGCAAGAATACGGACCCAATGCCTCAAACGTGCCTGTATGTGCGAAACATGCCTGCAGATGTGcagaaaagtcaaataaaaggcCTTTTCTGCAATTACAAACTGGGAATAAAGAACATAACCTTACTGCATGACAGTAATGGCAGCAGCACTGGTGAAGCAGTGGTTCAGTTTAAATCGGAAAAGCTTGCGGCATTTGCTCATAGGATCCACGGAAACGTCTTCCTGGGGTCTAAGGTACTTCTTACCCGGATAAATGTGAAACAGATGCAGGACATCTTGGCAGAAAAtgtttga
- the si:ch211-197h24.6 gene encoding uncharacterized protein si:ch211-197h24.6 encodes MEIQPVNKPPSNGPPLFKRNPKRKQPQYSADIVFTKGTSIHTMPSLSKQLKGITECIIGLQYVWEYRSPSKSVPPHYQCKLCAMSGLQPDMIEHAKGWKHSYRYMKKVHPDKITCKEEDAIKDPVVRKTIKEAAAEVEKTEGRGQIKVILKEPFDVPGFKGLRSALPKVGPPAPGGMGPMGPPFGPRFSDPGFLGEFPPRGGPFPDYPMGEYRQPGFGGYSDMEDFPDPGMNPRPFSDGMGHRPSGGGNGFGPGDGRRGGFQNSGLLEENPGNMYPDQYRNNQMGNRPMDRPMDRPMDRPMDRPMDRPGLMGAAPENSNLSHTLLTYLDSFRIENENDAQLVLKVTQKLTDVLMEYRLRSVSTGPSLNSLSSTGFSSSMARQPSSNDRYPSSLSGSSMYTDSQPRYFK; translated from the exons ATGGAGATTCAGCCTGTAAACAAGCCTCCAAGTAATGGGCCGCCATTATTTAAGAGAAATCCAAAG AGAAAGCAGCCGCAGTATTCTGCTGATATAG TGTTCACAAAAGGGACGTCAATCCATACCATGCCCTCTCTCAGCAAACAGTTGAAGGGGATCACAGAGTGTATCATTG GCCTTCAGTATGTGTGGGAGTACCGCAGCCCAAGTAAGTCTGTCCCACCTCACTACCAGTGCAAACTCTGTGCCATGTCCGGCTTGCAGCCTGATATGATTGAGCATGCGAAAGGctggaaacacagctacagATACATG AAAAAGGTCCACCCCGACAAGATTACCTGTAAAGAGGAAGATGCCATCAAAGACCCTGTTGTcagaaaaacaattaaagaagctgctgctgaagtGGAGAAGACGGAGGGGAGGGGACAAATCAAG gTGATTCTTAAGGAGCCTTTTGATGTGCCAGGTTTCAAAGGACTCC GTTCTGCTCTTCCGAAAGTTGGGCCTCCAGCACCTGGAGGGATGGGACCAATGGGGCCACCTTTCG GTCCCAGGTTCTCTGACCCAGGTTTTCTAGGGGAGTTTCCTCCTCGTGGGGGTCCTTTCCCTGACTACCCAATGGGTGAATACAGACAGCCCGGCTTTGGAGGCTACTCAGACATGGAAGATTTTCCTGACCCTGGTATGAATCCAAGACCATTCTCAGATGGTATGGGTCATCGTCCATCTGGGGGTGGAAATGGATTTGGTCCAGGTGATGGGAGACGTGGCGGCTTTCAAAACAGTGGATTGCTGGAGGAGAATCCAGGCAATATGTATCCTGACCAGTACCGGAACAACCAGATGGGAAATAGACCTATGGACAGACCTATGGACAGGCCAATGGACAGACCGATGGACAGACCGATGGACAGGCCCGGATTAATGGGAGCAGCTCCAGAAAATAGCAACCTCTCCCATACATTGCTCACATACCTG gaTAGCTTCCGGATAGAGAATGAAAACGATGCCCAGCTGGTGCTGAAGGTGACACAGAAACTAACAGATGTGTTGATGGAGTACAGACTGAGGAGCGTATCAACG gGCCCTAGTCTCAACAGCTTGAGCTCCACAGGCTTCTCCTCGTCAATGGCCAGACAGCCAAGCAGTAACGACCGATACCCAAGTAGTCTCTCAG gttCATCAATGTACACTGATAGCCAACCCAGATATTTCAAATGA
- the tex10 gene encoding testis-expressed protein 10 homolog isoform X2, whose protein sequence is MKAKKKKRQDDFQKVKLKVGKKKPKADNATNTNFRSKGIHLPEQLKRDTSGPTTHRQLGINELLSQLHHYNANVKHGALLGLRELLSINPSVLEQHLSRLLSEVAAVFTDKDRNVRVAATRVLRFIAQSVPAERVAPFFPLLSAHLSCAMTHIEASIQEDAMNVLDVFLEHYPALLAARPAVLLTNFLEMISHKQNSGAAKRAQDPKGRTWALSINLDRAVTSQQWRLSVLLRLGRFLQAVVEERPMDDSDLSARTEGVFGSSGEGRITPVYLNWEDLIYSKVGVKLYEHSGAKPTPRSTFRLRPDVEPGTAVKEGLDSAETVQSFAATLVPLLLEVWVEASTTDCPWNSTEGAHLLTPDAMSVMFQVLSILQLLRKLAPSQENQDALDAWFRKEYLGDFKQHFMKNFPYSARDTPRHKKKVDLKRSKQTAAVPSVTVEPLALNITLCQVMVSLSKKQEGSGESDDDWLTPLRVFVQDTLGSGIKLSYRQLHMLLGTVWKMALTQKSKLTEDLLAAVYIYYKQRNLSLQTRSLLLSFYSKLYLQEQGHAHIARSKVLCRWLASLPVQLSQLGHRNPTLSARLIVSIQAAASRGNKDLLNSLQTHACSLYDPEEGVVVLLPAESQQQMVQLLYFLPKMSQALLVNLSCCCTAGRISASLAASLIRIIHLRSPLSGWSVGSQEAALQDVDYISFLFSTLTGFSSEKLDALQEAEDDSTLPPSPISPLSLYLTPLEQFTHHWDVVEEVCHCLETLGSKSQCFDIVQNGICRYLTKLEVVPDSLAAGLLRAVSRLLDLSVLPVDLVLRFLSKCCLSLLALLITLQQEAPAETNHKRDAIWGACVTALCTVPRLLRIVLQSLHVGDLNEEELPQLGQILAMLLQHTQLHSQLLANAALLQEIIQHLTRYSRGATREQWLTDLLYCYSVTVAHGSSAHRGNLGLRDMY, encoded by the exons ATGAAGgccaagaaaaagaagagacaggATGATTTCCAGAAGGTCAAGCTAAAAGTTGGAAAGAAGAAGCCCAAAGCCGACAACGCTACCAACACCAACTTCCGTTCAAAGGGAATCCATTTACCTGAACAGCTTAAGAGAGACACGAGTGGGCCCACAACACACAGGCAGCTCGGTATCAAT GAACTGTTGTCTCAACTCCACCACTACAACGCCAACGTGAAACATGGTGCCTTGTTGGGTTTGAGAGAGTTGCTGTCCATCAATCCATCTGTGTTGGAGCAGCATCTCTCACGCTTGCTCTCTGAAGTCGCAGCTGTGTTCACAGACAAAGACCGCAATGTTCGTGTGGCAGCTACGCGTGTGCTCAG GTTCATTGCGCAGTCTGTGCCTGCAGAACGTGTTGCACCGTTCTTCCCCCTCCTCAGCGCTCACTTGTCTTGTGCCATGACCCACATCGAGGCCAGTATCCAGGAGGACGCCATGAACGTTCTCGACGTGTTCCTGGAGCACTACCCTGCTCTGCTCGCTGCACGCCCCGCAGTGCTCCTCACGAACTTTCTAGAGATGATCTCTCACAAACAGAACAGTGGGGCTGCTAAAAGGGCTCAAGATCCCAAGGGGCGAACCTGGGCGCTGTCAATAAACCTCGACAGAGCTGTGACGAGCCAGCAGTGGCGGCTCTCTGTGCTTCTCAG GCTTGGTCGATTTCTGCAGGCGGTCGTTGAGGAAAGACCGATGGATGACAGTGACTTGTCCGCCCGAACTGAAGGAGTATTTGGATCCAGCGGCGAGGGCCGGATTACACCTGTGTATCTCAACTGGGAAGACCTCATCTACAGCAAAGTTGGAGTAAAGCTGTATGAACATTCTGGGGCCAAACCAACTCCTCGTTCCACCTTTAGGCTCAG ACCTGATGTGGAGCCAGGAACTGCAGTGAAGGAGGGTCTGGACTCAGCTGAGACTGTTCAAAGTTTTGCAGCCACACTTGTGCCTCTGCTGCTGGAAGTGTGGGTTGAAGCCAGCACCACTGATTGCCCCTGGAATAGCACAGAGGGCGCCCATCTGCTTACTCCAGATGCCATGTCAGTGATGTTCCAGGTCTTGTCTATTCTGCAGCTACTAAGAAAACTGGCACCTTCGCAGGAGAACCAGGATGCATTG GATGCCTGGTTCCGTAAAGAATATCTGGGAGATTTTAAGCAGCACTTCATGAAAAACTTCCCCTACAGTGCGCGGGACACACCCAGACATAAAAAGAAAGTTGACCTCAAAAG GAGTAAGCAGACTGCAGCTGTTCCCAGTGTGACCGTGGAGCCTCTTGCCCTAAACATCACACTTTGCCAGGTCATGGTATCCCTCAGCAAGAAGCAGGAAGGCAGTGGAGAGTCAGACGACGACTGGCTGACACCGCTGAGGGTCTTTGTCCAAGACACTCTGGGAAGTGGGATTAAACTGAGCTACAGGCAGCTGCACATGCTGCTGGGTACCGTGTGGAAGATGGCGCTGACACAAAAGAGCAAAT tgACAGAGGACCTGTTGGCAGCAGTTTATATCTACTACAAGCAGAGGAACCTCTCTCTACAGACACGatctctgctgctgtctttcTACAGCAAGCTTTACCTGCAGGAGCAAGGACATGCGCACATTGCCAG GAGCAAGGTGCTGTGTCGTTGGTTGGCCTCTCTTCCTGTGCAGTTGTCCCAGCTGGGCCACCGTAACCCCACACTATCGGCGCGGCTCATCGTTTCCATCCAGGCTGCAGCATCTCGAGGCAACAAAGACCTGCTCAACAGTCTGCAGACACATGCATGCAGTCTCTATG ATCCAGAGGAAGGAGTTGTGGTGCTGTTGCCAGCAGAGTCCCAGCAGCAGATGGTGCAGCTGCTCTACTTCCTGCCCAAGATGTCCCAGGCTCTTCTGGTCaatctgagctgctgctgcactgctgGAAGAATCTCTGCCAGTCTCGCCGCCTCTCTGATTCGTATCATACACCTTAG GTCCCCTCTGAGTGGCTGGTCGGTCGGGAGCCAGGAAGCAGCTCTGCAGGACGTGGACTACATCAGCTTCCTGTTCTCCACTCTCACGGGCTTCTCGTCCGAAAAGCTCGACGCCCTGCAGGAGGCCGAGGACGACAGCaccctgcccccctcccctaTTTCACCTCTCAGCCTTTACCTCACTCCGCTGGAGCAGTTCACACACCACTGGGATGTTGTCGAG GAAGTGTGCCACTGTCTGGAAACTCTGGGCTCAAAGTCTCAATGCTTTGACATCGTGCAAAATGGCATTTGCAGATACCTG ACCAAGCTTGAGGTGGTTCCAGACAGTTTGGCAGCCGGGCTGCTGAGAGCCGTGTCCAGATTACTGGACCTGTCCGTCCTGCCGGTGGATCTTGTGCTGCGTTTCTTGTCTAAGTGCTGCCTCAGCCTCCTGGCGCTGCTCATCACCCTGCAGCAGGAGGCACCTGCTGAGACCAACCACAAAAG GGACGCAATTTGGGGGGCGTGCGTGACAGCGCTGTGCACTGTCCCTCGCCTGCTGCGCATTGTTCTGCAGTCGTTGCATGTCGGCGATCTGAACGAGGAGGAGCTGCCGCAGCTCGGACAGATCCTCGCGATGCTGCTGCAGCACACGCAGCTCCACAGCCAGCTGCTGGCCAACGCTGCTCTGCTGCAAGAGATCATACAGCACCTCACG AGGTACTCGCGGGGTGCGACCAGGGAGCAGTGGCTGACGGACTTGCTCTACTGTTACAGCGTCACAGTGGCTCACGGCTCTTCTGCGCACCGTGGAAATCTGGGCCTTCGAGACATGTACTAA
- the tex10 gene encoding testis-expressed protein 10 homolog isoform X1: MKAKKKKRQDDFQKVKLKVGKKKPKADNATNTNFRSKGIHLPEQLKRDTSGPTTHRQLGINELLSQLHHYNANVKHGALLGLRELLSINPSVLEQHLSRLLSEVAAVFTDKDRNVRVAATRVLRFIAQSVPAERVAPFFPLLSAHLSCAMTHIEASIQEDAMNVLDVFLEHYPALLAARPAVLLTNFLEMISHKQNSGAAKRAQDPKGRTWALSINLDRAVTSQQWRLSVLLRLGRFLQAVVEERPMDDSDLSARTEGVFGSSGEGRITPVYLNWEDLIYSKVGVKLYEHSGAKPTPRSTFRLRPDVEPGTAVKEGLDSAETVQSFAATLVPLLLEVWVEASTTDCPWNSTEGAHLLTPDAMSVMFQVLSILQLLRKLAPSQENQDALDAWFRKEYLGDFKQHFMKNFPYSARDTPRHKKKVDLKRSKQTAAVPSVTVEPLALNITLCQVMVSLSKKQEGSGESDDDWLTPLRVFVQDTLGSGIKLSYRQLHMLLGTVWKMALTQKSKSVTEDLLAAVYIYYKQRNLSLQTRSLLLSFYSKLYLQEQGHAHIARSKVLCRWLASLPVQLSQLGHRNPTLSARLIVSIQAAASRGNKDLLNSLQTHACSLYDPEEGVVVLLPAESQQQMVQLLYFLPKMSQALLVNLSCCCTAGRISASLAASLIRIIHLRSPLSGWSVGSQEAALQDVDYISFLFSTLTGFSSEKLDALQEAEDDSTLPPSPISPLSLYLTPLEQFTHHWDVVEEVCHCLETLGSKSQCFDIVQNGICRYLTKLEVVPDSLAAGLLRAVSRLLDLSVLPVDLVLRFLSKCCLSLLALLITLQQEAPAETNHKRDAIWGACVTALCTVPRLLRIVLQSLHVGDLNEEELPQLGQILAMLLQHTQLHSQLLANAALLQEIIQHLTRYSRGATREQWLTDLLYCYSVTVAHGSSAHRGNLGLRDMY, from the exons ATGAAGgccaagaaaaagaagagacaggATGATTTCCAGAAGGTCAAGCTAAAAGTTGGAAAGAAGAAGCCCAAAGCCGACAACGCTACCAACACCAACTTCCGTTCAAAGGGAATCCATTTACCTGAACAGCTTAAGAGAGACACGAGTGGGCCCACAACACACAGGCAGCTCGGTATCAAT GAACTGTTGTCTCAACTCCACCACTACAACGCCAACGTGAAACATGGTGCCTTGTTGGGTTTGAGAGAGTTGCTGTCCATCAATCCATCTGTGTTGGAGCAGCATCTCTCACGCTTGCTCTCTGAAGTCGCAGCTGTGTTCACAGACAAAGACCGCAATGTTCGTGTGGCAGCTACGCGTGTGCTCAG GTTCATTGCGCAGTCTGTGCCTGCAGAACGTGTTGCACCGTTCTTCCCCCTCCTCAGCGCTCACTTGTCTTGTGCCATGACCCACATCGAGGCCAGTATCCAGGAGGACGCCATGAACGTTCTCGACGTGTTCCTGGAGCACTACCCTGCTCTGCTCGCTGCACGCCCCGCAGTGCTCCTCACGAACTTTCTAGAGATGATCTCTCACAAACAGAACAGTGGGGCTGCTAAAAGGGCTCAAGATCCCAAGGGGCGAACCTGGGCGCTGTCAATAAACCTCGACAGAGCTGTGACGAGCCAGCAGTGGCGGCTCTCTGTGCTTCTCAG GCTTGGTCGATTTCTGCAGGCGGTCGTTGAGGAAAGACCGATGGATGACAGTGACTTGTCCGCCCGAACTGAAGGAGTATTTGGATCCAGCGGCGAGGGCCGGATTACACCTGTGTATCTCAACTGGGAAGACCTCATCTACAGCAAAGTTGGAGTAAAGCTGTATGAACATTCTGGGGCCAAACCAACTCCTCGTTCCACCTTTAGGCTCAG ACCTGATGTGGAGCCAGGAACTGCAGTGAAGGAGGGTCTGGACTCAGCTGAGACTGTTCAAAGTTTTGCAGCCACACTTGTGCCTCTGCTGCTGGAAGTGTGGGTTGAAGCCAGCACCACTGATTGCCCCTGGAATAGCACAGAGGGCGCCCATCTGCTTACTCCAGATGCCATGTCAGTGATGTTCCAGGTCTTGTCTATTCTGCAGCTACTAAGAAAACTGGCACCTTCGCAGGAGAACCAGGATGCATTG GATGCCTGGTTCCGTAAAGAATATCTGGGAGATTTTAAGCAGCACTTCATGAAAAACTTCCCCTACAGTGCGCGGGACACACCCAGACATAAAAAGAAAGTTGACCTCAAAAG GAGTAAGCAGACTGCAGCTGTTCCCAGTGTGACCGTGGAGCCTCTTGCCCTAAACATCACACTTTGCCAGGTCATGGTATCCCTCAGCAAGAAGCAGGAAGGCAGTGGAGAGTCAGACGACGACTGGCTGACACCGCTGAGGGTCTTTGTCCAAGACACTCTGGGAAGTGGGATTAAACTGAGCTACAGGCAGCTGCACATGCTGCTGGGTACCGTGTGGAAGATGGCGCTGACACAAAAGAGCAAAT cagtgACAGAGGACCTGTTGGCAGCAGTTTATATCTACTACAAGCAGAGGAACCTCTCTCTACAGACACGatctctgctgctgtctttcTACAGCAAGCTTTACCTGCAGGAGCAAGGACATGCGCACATTGCCAG GAGCAAGGTGCTGTGTCGTTGGTTGGCCTCTCTTCCTGTGCAGTTGTCCCAGCTGGGCCACCGTAACCCCACACTATCGGCGCGGCTCATCGTTTCCATCCAGGCTGCAGCATCTCGAGGCAACAAAGACCTGCTCAACAGTCTGCAGACACATGCATGCAGTCTCTATG ATCCAGAGGAAGGAGTTGTGGTGCTGTTGCCAGCAGAGTCCCAGCAGCAGATGGTGCAGCTGCTCTACTTCCTGCCCAAGATGTCCCAGGCTCTTCTGGTCaatctgagctgctgctgcactgctgGAAGAATCTCTGCCAGTCTCGCCGCCTCTCTGATTCGTATCATACACCTTAG GTCCCCTCTGAGTGGCTGGTCGGTCGGGAGCCAGGAAGCAGCTCTGCAGGACGTGGACTACATCAGCTTCCTGTTCTCCACTCTCACGGGCTTCTCGTCCGAAAAGCTCGACGCCCTGCAGGAGGCCGAGGACGACAGCaccctgcccccctcccctaTTTCACCTCTCAGCCTTTACCTCACTCCGCTGGAGCAGTTCACACACCACTGGGATGTTGTCGAG GAAGTGTGCCACTGTCTGGAAACTCTGGGCTCAAAGTCTCAATGCTTTGACATCGTGCAAAATGGCATTTGCAGATACCTG ACCAAGCTTGAGGTGGTTCCAGACAGTTTGGCAGCCGGGCTGCTGAGAGCCGTGTCCAGATTACTGGACCTGTCCGTCCTGCCGGTGGATCTTGTGCTGCGTTTCTTGTCTAAGTGCTGCCTCAGCCTCCTGGCGCTGCTCATCACCCTGCAGCAGGAGGCACCTGCTGAGACCAACCACAAAAG GGACGCAATTTGGGGGGCGTGCGTGACAGCGCTGTGCACTGTCCCTCGCCTGCTGCGCATTGTTCTGCAGTCGTTGCATGTCGGCGATCTGAACGAGGAGGAGCTGCCGCAGCTCGGACAGATCCTCGCGATGCTGCTGCAGCACACGCAGCTCCACAGCCAGCTGCTGGCCAACGCTGCTCTGCTGCAAGAGATCATACAGCACCTCACG AGGTACTCGCGGGGTGCGACCAGGGAGCAGTGGCTGACGGACTTGCTCTACTGTTACAGCGTCACAGTGGCTCACGGCTCTTCTGCGCACCGTGGAAATCTGGGCCTTCGAGACATGTACTAA